In Cytophagales bacterium, the following are encoded in one genomic region:
- a CDS encoding S8 family serine peptidase, whose translation MVNYKAFLSIAFTLVLSYQSLAQVNRYMVFFNDKANSPYSIENPSAYLTQRAIDRRTNQNIAITEEDLPVNPGYIDGIRELEVETYFTTKWMNGVLIQTEPGKLASIEALTYVSHIEFVAPNQRLTVQVTADPGFTGNQNFSPGELNNRSQRNMLGAIDMNEAGFTGADVQIALMDGGYRNVNTSSYFSYLFTSGQYLGGKDYVTNGNNAFQYSTHGTGALSTIVGDAGTEFRGVAYESPVLLLVTEDVATEYRIEEYNWLFGAEYADSLGIDILSTSLGYTDFDDPSMSYTNQDLDGATAVITRAAELAFSKGMFVVTSAGNSGDSAWRLISTPADGPNVLAVGAVNNTRIRADFSSVGPSADGRIKPDVMAQGSPSFLFRSDFTTSSGTSFSAPLVTGLAAGLWQANPDWNNVQLLQAIKARGSQADAPNNLVGYGIPHFELNRVLTVDEEPLKWSFYPNPITTGSMTLESLNANLEEVLLFNESGQEVTISIPLSEPRKIQLDLTDKASGIYFLKLRTQHGSETIRILNYPN comes from the coding sequence ATGGTAAATTATAAAGCATTCTTAAGTATTGCGTTTACACTTGTCCTCAGCTACCAATCGCTGGCTCAGGTCAATCGTTACATGGTTTTTTTCAACGATAAGGCTAATAGTCCTTACAGCATTGAAAATCCATCCGCGTATTTGACGCAACGCGCCATTGATCGTCGAACCAATCAGAATATCGCAATTACTGAAGAGGACTTACCTGTCAATCCAGGATACATAGATGGTATTCGGGAATTGGAGGTTGAAACGTATTTTACCACCAAATGGATGAATGGCGTATTGATTCAAACCGAGCCAGGAAAACTGGCTTCTATTGAAGCATTGACTTATGTCAGTCATATTGAATTTGTGGCTCCAAATCAAAGGCTCACGGTGCAGGTAACCGCTGATCCCGGATTTACCGGAAATCAGAATTTCTCACCCGGCGAATTGAATAATAGGTCGCAAAGAAACATGCTTGGAGCCATCGATATGAATGAGGCAGGTTTTACTGGGGCAGATGTTCAAATCGCTTTGATGGATGGGGGCTATCGCAATGTCAATACATCTAGTTATTTCAGCTACTTATTTACATCAGGGCAATATCTGGGTGGCAAGGATTACGTCACCAACGGTAACAATGCCTTTCAATATTCCACCCATGGTACAGGAGCACTTTCCACCATTGTTGGAGATGCAGGAACAGAATTTAGAGGTGTGGCCTATGAATCACCCGTATTATTACTCGTCACAGAAGATGTAGCCACAGAATACCGGATAGAAGAATACAACTGGTTATTTGGCGCGGAATATGCCGATAGTCTGGGTATCGACATCCTCAGTACATCCTTAGGATACACAGATTTTGATGATCCATCCATGAGCTACACAAATCAGGATCTGGATGGGGCCACAGCAGTAATTACGCGAGCAGCTGAGCTGGCTTTTTCGAAAGGCATGTTTGTTGTAACCAGTGCGGGTAATTCCGGAGATTCCGCCTGGAGATTGATTTCAACCCCTGCAGACGGTCCGAATGTACTTGCCGTTGGTGCAGTGAACAATACACGCATTAGAGCGGATTTTAGTTCAGTTGGCCCTTCAGCGGATGGACGCATTAAGCCTGACGTAATGGCTCAGGGAAGCCCTTCTTTTTTATTCCGAAGCGATTTTACCACTTCTTCGGGGACTAGTTTTTCGGCACCCCTGGTGACGGGTTTGGCAGCAGGTCTTTGGCAGGCCAATCCTGATTGGAACAATGTACAATTGTTGCAGGCCATTAAAGCAAGAGGAAGTCAGGCGGATGCACCCAATAATTTGGTTGGATATGGTATTCCTCATTTTGAATTAAATCGTGTACTGACAGTCGATGAAGAACCATTGAAATGGTCATTTTATCCTAATCCTATTACCACTGGAAGCATGACACTGGAATCGTTGAATGCTAATCTTGAAGAAGTACTGTTATTCAATGAAAGCGGTCAAGAAGTTACTATTTCCATCCCTTTGTCGGAGCCACGTAAAATACAATTGGATTTGACAGACAAAGCTTCTGGAATATACTTTTTAAAACTAAGAACCCAACATGGATCTGAAACGATCCGAATCCTGAACTACCCTAATTGA
- the rpe gene encoding ribulose-phosphate 3-epimerase → MSQIKVCPSILAGDFANLQREIEMINSSTTDFVHIDIMDGIFVPNISFGFPVTKAIQKHAEKPLDFHLMIQNPDLYLEQCIDSGAEIISVHIEACNHLHRTISRIKELGAKAGVALNPHTPVNTLEDILEDIDVALIMSVNPGFGGQQFIERTYEKVRQLRSMAEQRNPSLDIEIDGGVSASNATALKEAGATMLVAGSFVFRSSDPVQTIKDLSLC, encoded by the coding sequence ATGTCCCAAATTAAAGTTTGCCCCTCGATTCTGGCAGGTGATTTTGCCAACCTGCAGCGTGAAATTGAGATGATCAACAGCAGTACTACTGATTTTGTCCATATCGATATCATGGATGGCATATTTGTGCCCAATATTTCATTTGGGTTCCCCGTAACCAAAGCCATCCAAAAGCACGCTGAGAAACCGCTTGACTTTCACTTGATGATCCAAAACCCTGATTTGTATCTCGAGCAGTGCATTGACAGTGGAGCTGAGATCATCTCCGTGCATATCGAAGCATGCAACCATTTGCATCGAACAATAAGTCGCATCAAAGAACTTGGTGCAAAAGCAGGGGTTGCGTTGAATCCTCATACCCCAGTCAATACGCTGGAAGATATTCTGGAAGATATAGACGTGGCCCTGATCATGTCAGTTAATCCAGGATTTGGAGGTCAACAGTTCATTGAACGTACCTATGAGAAAGTCCGCCAACTACGATCGATGGCCGAACAGCGCAACCCTTCGTTGGACATAGAGATTGATGGTGGAGTTTCGGCATCTAACGCTACAGCTTTGAAAGAAGCCGGGGCAACCATGTTGGTAGCCGGTAGTTTTGTTTTCAGGTCATCTGACCCGGTTCAAACAATTAAGGACCTCAGCCTTTGTTAA
- a CDS encoding GMC family oxidoreductase, producing the protein MANFNIDAKRDMTYDAIVIGSGISGGWAAKELCEGGLQTLVLERGRMVEHIKDYTTMNLDPWDMKYRGALPTELQKKHYKAGRTGFIGEDTEHFWANDEENPYTEVKPFMWARAHQMGGRSLLWGKQTYRWSDLDFEANAKDGYGVDWPIRYKDIEPWYTYVEKYAGISGEALGLPQLPDSHFLPPMELNCVEKEVKQRIEKDFPGRNMIIGRVAHLTQPHNGRGQCMYRNRCGRGCPYGAYFSSNSVTLPAANATGNLTMRPYSIAQSLIYDEETGKATGVRIIDSESGEMMEYYAKIIFCNASTLSTTQILLNSTSDRFPDGLGNDSGELGHNLMDHTYRTGAMGTFEGFEDQYYKGRRPNGIYIPRYWNIDDKTQSDKFVRGFGYQGGAGRDGWGAGANQEAFGADFKDGLMKPGPWQFFITGFSECLPYHENKVTLDKESTDKWGQPTLAIDCEFKDNEKALNLQARLDAKEMLEQVGLTNIVDFDNEHEPGYGIHEMGTARMGKDPKTSVLNATNQVHAVKNVFVTDGACMTSSSCVNPSLTYMAITARAADHAISELKKRNL; encoded by the coding sequence ATGGCAAATTTCAACATTGACGCCAAACGCGACATGACTTACGATGCAATTGTCATCGGGTCTGGGATCAGTGGCGGCTGGGCGGCCAAGGAACTCTGTGAAGGCGGCCTCCAAACCCTGGTACTTGAACGTGGCAGAATGGTGGAACACATCAAAGACTACACCACCATGAACCTGGATCCCTGGGACATGAAATACCGCGGTGCGCTACCAACGGAACTACAAAAAAAGCATTACAAAGCCGGGAGAACGGGTTTTATCGGTGAGGATACGGAGCATTTCTGGGCCAATGACGAGGAAAACCCTTATACAGAAGTTAAGCCCTTCATGTGGGCCCGAGCGCATCAAATGGGTGGTCGATCGCTTTTGTGGGGCAAGCAGACCTATCGTTGGAGTGACCTGGATTTTGAGGCGAATGCCAAGGATGGTTATGGCGTTGATTGGCCCATTCGGTATAAAGACATTGAGCCCTGGTATACCTACGTGGAGAAGTATGCCGGGATCAGCGGGGAAGCATTGGGGTTGCCACAACTTCCTGATAGTCATTTTCTTCCGCCCATGGAGTTGAACTGCGTGGAAAAGGAAGTGAAGCAACGGATCGAAAAAGATTTTCCAGGAAGGAACATGATCATCGGTCGTGTGGCACATCTGACACAACCCCACAATGGCCGGGGACAGTGCATGTATCGCAACCGATGTGGACGTGGTTGTCCCTATGGCGCTTACTTCAGTAGCAATAGCGTAACACTGCCCGCGGCTAATGCAACCGGAAATTTGACCATGCGTCCTTACTCCATTGCACAATCCCTCATTTACGATGAGGAAACCGGCAAGGCCACCGGTGTTCGCATCATCGATTCGGAATCCGGAGAAATGATGGAATACTATGCCAAAATCATCTTTTGCAATGCATCAACGCTGAGTACGACGCAGATTCTCCTTAATTCTACTTCAGATCGATTTCCCGATGGGCTGGGTAATGACAGTGGAGAGTTAGGACATAACCTCATGGATCACACCTATCGCACAGGTGCAATGGGCACTTTCGAAGGATTTGAAGACCAATACTACAAAGGTCGAAGACCCAATGGCATTTATATTCCACGCTATTGGAACATAGATGACAAAACCCAATCGGACAAGTTTGTACGTGGATTTGGGTACCAGGGAGGTGCAGGACGTGATGGCTGGGGAGCCGGCGCCAATCAAGAGGCTTTTGGCGCGGATTTCAAGGATGGCCTGATGAAGCCTGGTCCGTGGCAGTTCTTCATTACCGGATTCTCTGAATGTCTGCCTTATCATGAGAATAAAGTAACCCTGGACAAAGAAAGTACCGATAAATGGGGTCAGCCTACCCTGGCCATCGATTGTGAGTTCAAGGACAATGAAAAAGCCCTGAATTTACAAGCGCGCTTAGACGCTAAAGAAATGCTGGAGCAGGTGGGATTAACCAATATTGTGGATTTTGACAATGAACATGAGCCCGGATATGGCATACATGAAATGGGCACTGCCCGGATGGGAAAAGATCCAAAGACATCCGTACTTAATGCGACCAATCAGGTCCATGCTGTGAAGAACGTCTTTGTGACCGATGGTGCTTGCATGACGTCTTCCTCTTGTGTCAACCCCTCTTTGACTTACATGGCCATTACGGCAAGAGCCGCTGATCATGCCATTTCTGAACTTAAAAAACGAAACCTCTGA
- a CDS encoding gluconate 2-dehydrogenase subunit 3 family protein, with the protein MNRRKAIQKTASLAGATALTPTLLSLLQSCQSNPTMDWTPAILNKDQARLVSALVDTLLPKTDTPGALELKVDQFIDLVIVNIFDEDGQQGMLTQLDAFNAKCQQEKDDLFADLSAEDRAEVLRKEERESPKYNGKIWGTAVGEQEPVGFYRSFKSLALWGYFSSEAIGKEVLSYDPIPGMYQGCIPLEDVGNTWSL; encoded by the coding sequence ATGAACAGAAGAAAAGCCATTCAAAAAACTGCTTCGCTTGCTGGAGCTACGGCCCTAACCCCCACATTATTATCGCTGCTTCAATCATGTCAAAGTAATCCAACGATGGATTGGACTCCTGCCATTTTGAATAAAGATCAGGCGAGATTAGTCAGTGCATTGGTGGATACCCTCCTTCCGAAAACAGATACGCCCGGAGCACTGGAACTGAAGGTGGATCAATTCATCGATCTGGTGATTGTCAATATCTTCGATGAAGATGGACAACAAGGTATGTTGACACAGCTTGATGCCTTCAATGCCAAATGTCAACAGGAAAAAGACGACCTATTTGCCGATCTATCCGCTGAAGACCGTGCTGAGGTATTGCGAAAGGAAGAACGAGAAAGCCCTAAATACAATGGCAAGATCTGGGGAACAGCCGTGGGAGAACAAGAGCCAGTAGGCTTTTATAGAAGCTTCAAATCACTGGCTTTGTGGGGCTATTTCTCATCTGAGGCCATCGGTAAGGAGGTCTTGAGCTACGATCCTATTCCTGGGATGTATCAGGGTTGCATTCCATTGGAGGATGTTGGGAATACGTGGAGTTTATGA
- a CDS encoding M14 family zinc carboxypeptidase, giving the protein MRVLSLIIVMVVCFSASAQLKTRYELSEFTETATYEEAMAFYRALADEYEAVTISEHGLTDIGLPLHVVLINTGDEKTPADLQQSGKAVWLINNAIHPGEPDGVSASQMFARNLVENKKKYRKALDKVAIAIIPFYNLGGVLNRNSTTRVNQNGPDEYGFRGNARHYDLNRDFIKSDTRNAQSFMEIFQLYDPDLFLDTHVSNGSDYQHVMTLVNSQKDKMGGALGKYIQEVFLPDSFEGMKERGFDAVPYVNAWGQTPDKGWTQFIDWPRYSTGYAALFHTMGHMSETHMLKSFKSRVESTYALMETMLTFLDEKGEELIKLREATKRSISNQKEFEISWTVDTSRHSMIEFSGYEPTYVASEISGLMRLKYDRTMPFTKEVPFKDHYVANKVITAPEFYLIPQQWRRVLKRLELNQIEMTRLQNDSTILVEAYMIEDYQTARNAYEGHYRHYGVKVAPKEMQLKFRKGDYLVPVNQWRNRYIVETLEPEAPDSFFAWNFFDAILQQKEHFSSYVFEDHALQILKEHPEIKQSLEAAKQENPTLAESANAQLEFIYRRSDHWEPEYLRYPIFRVME; this is encoded by the coding sequence ATGAGAGTCCTTTCACTGATCATCGTTATGGTGGTCTGCTTTTCCGCAAGCGCACAATTAAAAACACGCTACGAGTTATCGGAATTTACCGAAACAGCTACCTATGAGGAAGCCATGGCGTTTTATCGTGCTTTGGCTGATGAATATGAAGCGGTCACTATTTCTGAACATGGTCTAACTGACATTGGGCTACCATTGCATGTGGTACTCATCAATACCGGGGATGAAAAAACACCTGCGGATTTGCAGCAATCAGGAAAAGCCGTTTGGTTAATCAACAATGCCATCCATCCAGGAGAACCTGATGGGGTTAGTGCCAGCCAAATGTTTGCCAGAAACCTGGTGGAGAACAAAAAGAAATACAGAAAAGCTTTGGATAAAGTAGCCATTGCTATCATTCCTTTTTACAATCTTGGTGGTGTCCTCAACAGGAATTCAACTACCCGGGTTAATCAAAATGGACCAGATGAATATGGCTTTCGCGGCAATGCACGACATTATGACTTGAACCGTGATTTCATCAAGTCGGATACCCGAAATGCGCAATCATTCATGGAGATTTTCCAGTTGTATGACCCGGACTTATTTCTGGATACGCATGTCAGCAATGGTTCCGATTACCAGCATGTCATGACCCTTGTCAATTCACAAAAGGATAAGATGGGAGGGGCATTAGGGAAGTACATTCAGGAAGTGTTTTTGCCTGATTCTTTCGAGGGGATGAAGGAGCGTGGTTTTGATGCCGTACCGTATGTGAATGCCTGGGGACAAACACCCGATAAAGGGTGGACACAGTTCATTGATTGGCCTAGATATTCGACAGGGTATGCGGCCTTGTTCCACACCATGGGCCATATGAGTGAGACACACATGCTCAAATCCTTCAAATCAAGGGTAGAATCTACCTATGCGCTCATGGAAACCATGTTGACCTTCCTTGATGAAAAAGGAGAAGAGCTGATCAAATTGCGGGAAGCCACGAAGCGATCCATCTCCAATCAAAAGGAATTTGAGATCTCCTGGACCGTCGACACGAGTCGTCATTCTATGATCGAATTCAGTGGCTATGAACCTACTTATGTCGCAAGTGAGATATCCGGTCTTATGCGACTAAAATATGACCGAACTATGCCATTTACAAAGGAAGTACCGTTCAAAGATCATTATGTGGCCAACAAGGTCATTACTGCTCCTGAGTTTTACCTCATTCCTCAACAATGGCGCCGGGTCTTAAAACGATTGGAACTGAATCAAATCGAGATGACACGCCTCCAAAACGATTCCACGATATTGGTGGAAGCCTACATGATTGAAGACTATCAAACTGCCCGGAATGCTTATGAAGGACATTACCGACACTATGGCGTCAAAGTTGCTCCGAAGGAAATGCAGCTCAAATTTAGAAAAGGCGATTATTTGGTTCCCGTAAATCAATGGAGGAATCGATACATCGTAGAGACTTTGGAACCAGAAGCGCCTGATTCGTTCTTTGCCTGGAACTTCTTCGATGCGATCCTGCAACAAAAGGAGCATTTCTCTTCTTATGTCTTTGAAGATCATGCCTTACAGATCCTGAAAGAGCATCCCGAGATCAAACAATCGTTGGAAGCTGCGAAACAAGAGAATCCCACGCTTGCAGAAAGTGCCAACGCACAACTGGAATTCATTTACAGGCGTTCTGATCATTGGGAACCTGAATACCTGCGTTATCCTATCTTTAGGGTGATGGAGTAA
- the mnmA gene encoding tRNA 2-thiouridine(34) synthase MnmA: MSKGRVLVAMSGGIDSSVAAVMLHEQGYEVIGMTMKTWDYASSGGSKKETGCCSLDSINDARNIAVNLGFPHYIIDIRNEFGDYVIDHFTGEYLAGRTPNPCVLCNTHIKWDALLRRADKLGCDFIATGHYAKIREENGRYVVSKGLDGYKDQSYALWGISQQSLSRTIFPLGDMKKTEIKQMAIDRGFHELATKSESYEICFVPDNDYRGFLKRRVEGLEEQVKGGEFVLEDGTVVGTHEGYPFYTVGQRKGLGVALGYPVYVTEIQKDKNRVVLGTFDELSRDGMYVNQLTLQKYESLPPGERLETITKVRYNDQGSPAIIEQVGDTMKVFFGKGVSAIAPGQAAVFYEGDDVIGGGWINSSFHQHRQANKTEAETL, encoded by the coding sequence ATGAGTAAAGGAAGAGTATTAGTCGCCATGAGCGGCGGCATTGATAGTTCGGTAGCCGCAGTAATGCTACACGAACAAGGCTATGAGGTCATCGGAATGACCATGAAAACCTGGGACTATGCCAGTTCCGGAGGTAGCAAAAAAGAAACTGGCTGTTGCAGTCTGGATTCAATCAACGACGCAAGAAACATTGCTGTAAACCTCGGATTTCCACATTACATCATTGATATTCGAAATGAATTTGGTGATTATGTGATCGATCATTTCACTGGTGAATACCTGGCGGGAAGAACACCCAATCCGTGTGTTTTATGTAATACCCACATCAAATGGGATGCCTTGTTGAGAAGGGCAGATAAGCTCGGATGCGACTTTATCGCTACGGGGCACTACGCCAAGATCCGGGAAGAAAACGGCAGGTATGTCGTTTCCAAAGGGCTTGATGGCTATAAAGATCAATCATACGCCTTGTGGGGAATCTCACAGCAAAGCCTAAGTAGGACCATATTTCCACTGGGAGATATGAAGAAAACGGAGATCAAACAAATGGCCATTGATCGAGGGTTTCATGAATTAGCCACCAAATCCGAATCCTACGAGATTTGCTTTGTTCCGGATAACGATTACCGGGGATTCTTGAAAAGAAGGGTAGAAGGACTGGAAGAACAGGTCAAAGGAGGCGAGTTTGTGCTTGAAGACGGAACGGTAGTGGGTACGCATGAAGGCTATCCTTTCTATACAGTTGGCCAGCGGAAAGGACTGGGAGTAGCTTTAGGTTACCCAGTATATGTAACTGAAATACAGAAAGATAAAAATCGAGTGGTTCTCGGGACATTCGATGAATTGAGTAGGGACGGCATGTACGTCAATCAATTGACGCTTCAGAAATATGAGTCATTGCCTCCTGGAGAACGGCTGGAAACCATCACCAAAGTCCGGTACAATGATCAGGGATCTCCTGCGATCATTGAACAAGTGGGCGATACGATGAAGGTTTTCTTTGGCAAAGGTGTTTCTGCTATAGCTCCGGGGCAGGCAGCTGTTTTTTATGAAGGCGATGATGTGATCGGTGGTGGCTGGATCAATTCCAGTTTTCATCAACATCGACAGGCCAATAAAACCGAGGCTGAAACGTTGTAA
- a CDS encoding carboxypeptidase-like regulatory domain-containing protein: MLKSFLLTIIFWLCGLLTTTAQTFRVTGTVTDESGEPLIGVNVRNITNDRVTATNRAGNYRLRTSSSVITLRFTFVGFTPQEATITLEGSNTVNDITLVESRQVLQEVEISGEQEDESRTDPNTVTRLRGREAKQLPSAFGEFSQVLATLPGVSNNNELSSAYSVRGGNFDENLVYVNGIPIYRPFLANSGRQEGLSFVNSDLVRDIRFYAGGWQAKYGDKLSSSLNIEYKSPEATEGSVSLGLLGGTGYIGGKLGNDRSKYILGIRHRDSRYLLNTLEVDGQYFPTFTDAQSLLSFDLSKKNSSFINRTKLELLLSYARNRYLTEPASLTTEFGTVRRNFRLQTAFVGREILNYDTYQAGWRLTHRLNQRFRTSFIGSVVSTTEQEDFDVEGAYRLCDVDSNPGSSNFDNCIITQGAGTNYDYGRNELQALIANFESRNDVLINERNFLEFGVGVSYQDIQDEINEYSFIDSAGFVTITETAFNELELQSLQYTGYIQNTTILGDSAHIFNYGVRVNYWDQNEELLISPRLQYRYQFNPTTAVRFAAGVYNQPPFYRELRDRQGNINNDVLAQKSIHLILSVEKGYRMWGRDFIFTAETYWKQLSDVVAYDVENIRLRYFANNDARAFARGLDLRVNGEFIQGTQSWFSLGILQTREDIENDGRGYIRRPTDQVLNLGVYFEDHLPKDPTMRVYLNMNIGSGYPFGPPGRPDLRNSFSGDEYYRVDLGLSKLFELPRHQYLDNIQIRAEILNALAADNTLSYTWIEDVTGGSLAIPNSLSARFLNLRLITNF, encoded by the coding sequence TTGTTAAAGTCATTCCTTTTAACGATCATCTTTTGGCTGTGCGGATTATTGACCACTACTGCGCAGACTTTTCGGGTTACTGGCACTGTAACAGATGAATCCGGAGAACCACTGATAGGTGTCAACGTACGGAACATCACCAACGACAGAGTAACTGCCACGAATCGAGCAGGTAACTATCGCCTGCGTACATCCAGTTCGGTGATTACGCTGCGTTTCACATTCGTGGGTTTCACCCCTCAGGAAGCTACCATCACCTTAGAAGGAAGTAATACCGTCAATGATATCACGCTGGTTGAATCACGGCAGGTGTTACAAGAAGTAGAAATTAGCGGTGAACAGGAAGATGAATCGAGGACGGACCCAAACACGGTAACCCGACTCAGAGGGCGAGAGGCCAAACAATTGCCGTCAGCTTTTGGTGAATTCAGCCAGGTACTCGCTACGTTGCCTGGGGTTTCCAATAACAATGAGTTGTCCAGTGCCTATTCGGTTCGTGGAGGTAACTTCGATGAGAACCTGGTGTATGTGAATGGAATCCCTATTTATCGACCTTTCCTGGCCAATTCAGGAAGGCAAGAGGGCTTAAGTTTCGTGAATTCAGATCTGGTTAGAGACATACGGTTCTATGCAGGAGGCTGGCAAGCGAAGTACGGAGATAAGTTGTCTTCCAGTTTGAACATCGAATATAAATCTCCCGAAGCGACCGAAGGATCTGTTTCTTTGGGTTTGCTGGGAGGTACTGGCTACATCGGTGGCAAGTTGGGTAATGATCGCTCCAAATACATCTTGGGTATTCGTCACCGAGATTCACGCTATTTATTGAATACTTTGGAAGTGGATGGGCAATACTTTCCGACGTTTACAGATGCACAGTCCTTATTGTCCTTTGACCTGTCGAAAAAGAACAGTAGTTTCATCAATAGAACAAAACTGGAATTGCTGCTTTCCTATGCCAGGAATCGGTACCTGACAGAGCCAGCTTCGCTTACGACTGAGTTTGGTACGGTTCGGAGAAACTTCAGGTTGCAAACCGCATTTGTTGGGCGTGAAATCCTGAATTATGACACCTATCAGGCAGGATGGAGACTGACCCATCGATTGAACCAACGATTCAGGACAAGTTTCATTGGTTCGGTTGTGAGTACTACGGAACAGGAAGATTTTGATGTAGAAGGTGCCTATCGATTGTGTGACGTGGATAGTAATCCTGGGTCTAGCAATTTCGATAATTGCATTATTACACAGGGTGCCGGAACCAACTATGACTATGGACGAAACGAGTTGCAAGCACTGATTGCCAACTTCGAAAGCCGTAACGATGTATTGATCAACGAGCGGAATTTCCTTGAATTCGGAGTTGGAGTCAGCTATCAGGACATTCAGGATGAGATCAATGAGTATTCTTTCATCGATTCCGCCGGATTTGTCACGATTACAGAAACGGCATTTAATGAACTGGAATTACAATCATTACAATACACTGGTTACATCCAGAATACCACTATTCTTGGAGATTCTGCCCACATCTTCAATTATGGAGTACGCGTAAATTACTGGGATCAGAATGAAGAACTTCTGATCAGTCCCAGGTTGCAATATCGCTATCAGTTCAATCCAACAACTGCGGTTCGTTTCGCCGCTGGCGTCTATAATCAACCCCCGTTTTATCGCGAGCTTCGGGACCGGCAAGGCAACATCAACAACGATGTACTGGCCCAAAAGTCCATTCACCTGATCCTCTCTGTTGAAAAAGGCTACAGGATGTGGGGTAGGGACTTCATCTTTACCGCGGAAACTTATTGGAAGCAACTATCGGACGTAGTAGCCTATGATGTAGAAAACATTCGGCTTCGCTATTTTGCCAATAATGATGCCCGAGCTTTTGCCCGTGGTTTAGACCTGCGGGTCAATGGAGAATTCATTCAGGGAACACAATCGTGGTTCAGCCTGGGCATATTGCAAACCAGAGAAGATATTGAGAATGATGGACGAGGATACATCAGGCGTCCGACTGATCAAGTCCTTAACCTAGGGGTGTATTTCGAAGATCATTTACCGAAGGACCCTACAATGCGTGTCTATCTCAACATGAATATCGGGTCAGGTTATCCGTTTGGACCTCCGGGAAGGCCAGATTTGCGGAATAGTTTT
- a CDS encoding alpha/beta hydrolase → MSKRDKAKRFTKRLLTISLIVIVLFAGWLAYFFLSNDAPLLHGEVQYHIPFNSNQKLDVYYPTEDVYDNIPVVVFIHGGAWIGGDKVSVNNNRFNEAFNSLRDAGYAIVSSDYTLARNGESPFPQNIVDSFDAMDWVQQNAEAYHFDLNNVTIFGESAGSHLGMMVAFAEPSDFGLNHKKLHPTCVVDVYGPSNLNTLYHRQAIDSLKTMIAQLPGRLKDQLNLPVLLFGFDPDEDPDRAQEVMNAFSPVTYLEANHGPVLMIHGNKDIVVPIEQSEELKYLFDSLGIGNEFHVLPGVDHAFRGATSSQKDSVQSWITDFILANYQDLN, encoded by the coding sequence ATGAGCAAACGAGATAAGGCAAAGCGATTCACGAAGCGTTTACTGACAATATCATTGATCGTGATCGTATTATTTGCCGGCTGGCTAGCCTATTTCTTCCTGTCCAATGATGCTCCGCTTCTTCATGGGGAAGTACAGTATCACATCCCTTTCAATTCGAATCAAAAGCTTGATGTTTATTATCCAACTGAGGATGTTTACGATAACATCCCAGTGGTTGTATTCATCCATGGAGGCGCGTGGATCGGAGGGGACAAAGTATCAGTCAATAACAATCGGTTTAATGAAGCCTTCAATAGTTTACGTGATGCCGGATATGCCATTGTAAGTTCTGACTACACGCTCGCAAGAAATGGTGAATCACCCTTCCCTCAAAACATCGTGGATTCATTTGATGCCATGGACTGGGTGCAACAAAACGCGGAGGCCTACCATTTCGACTTGAATAACGTAACCATTTTCGGCGAATCTGCTGGATCCCATTTGGGCATGATGGTGGCTTTCGCTGAACCATCGGACTTTGGATTGAACCATAAGAAATTACATCCTACGTGTGTCGTAGATGTTTATGGCCCTAGCAACTTAAATACGCTATATCATCGTCAGGCCATCGATAGTTTGAAAACCATGATAGCCCAATTACCGGGTCGCCTTAAGGATCAATTAAACTTGCCTGTGCTGTTATTTGGCTTTGACCCTGACGAAGATCCTGATCGGGCACAGGAGGTCATGAATGCCTTTTCTCCGGTGACCTATCTTGAAGCGAATCATGGACCGGTTTTGATGATTCATGGCAATAAGGATATTGTCGTTCCAATTGAGCAATCAGAAGAACTAAAGTACTTGTTCGATTCTCTTGGCATCGGAAATGAATTTCATGTGTTACCAGGAGTCGATCATGCTTTTAGAGGGGCCACATCGAGTCAGAAAGACAGTGTCCAATCCTGGATCACGGATTTCATTCTGGCCAATTATCAAGATCTCAATTGA